A region of Thermovibrio ammonificans HB-1 DNA encodes the following proteins:
- the rsgA gene encoding ribosome small subunit-dependent GTPase A — MAEGIVTERAGQKITVYLPEEGRELRGVPLGKVRKKEKVFAGDIVEGRVVDSSTFAIERVKERKNLLVRPPIANVDKVVVVSTLKNPEFQNFLLDNLLVVYDHLGLDTVVVFNKVDLLDPKEREELNRWVEIYRNAGYPVVTASVETGEGLKKLREELKGVTSIFAGPSGVGKSSLISKLTGVELRTGQVSRKTERGRHTTREVRLIPFEGGFIGDAPGFSRVDALNFMEREEVRLHFPEFGRYQCRFSDCLHLEEEGCEVREAVKRGEIPCERFKSYLKMLKVYLPWLSEVCKEE, encoded by the coding sequence ATGGCCGAAGGGATTGTAACCGAAAGAGCCGGTCAGAAGATAACGGTTTACCTTCCGGAAGAGGGAAGGGAGCTCAGGGGTGTTCCGCTGGGGAAGGTCAGGAAGAAGGAGAAGGTGTTTGCCGGAGACATCGTAGAAGGAAGGGTGGTAGACAGTTCTACCTTTGCCATAGAGAGGGTAAAGGAGAGGAAAAACCTGCTCGTAAGGCCGCCTATAGCCAACGTAGATAAGGTGGTTGTGGTCTCGACCCTTAAAAACCCAGAGTTTCAGAACTTCCTCCTGGACAACCTTCTGGTTGTTTACGACCATCTGGGGCTCGACACCGTTGTGGTCTTCAACAAGGTAGACCTTCTGGACCCGAAAGAGAGGGAAGAGCTAAACCGCTGGGTTGAGATATATAGGAACGCCGGCTACCCGGTAGTAACGGCAAGCGTTGAAACCGGAGAGGGGCTTAAAAAGCTGAGGGAGGAGCTAAAGGGGGTGACCTCCATATTTGCAGGCCCCTCGGGGGTCGGAAAGAGCTCTCTCATATCGAAGCTCACAGGGGTAGAGCTCAGAACCGGCCAGGTGAGCAGGAAGACCGAAAGGGGCCGCCACACAACGAGGGAGGTGCGGCTCATACCCTTTGAGGGAGGCTTCATAGGAGACGCCCCCGGATTCTCGAGGGTAGACGCCCTCAACTTCATGGAAAGAGAAGAGGTAAGGCTTCACTTCCCCGAGTTCGGCAGATACCAGTGCAGGTTCTCCGACTGCCTCCACCTTGAGGAAGAAGGGTGTGAGGTTAGGGAGGCGGTAAAGAGGGGTGAGATTCCCTGTGAGAGGTTCAAGAGCTACCTGAAGATGCTGAAGGTTTACCTGCCCTGGCTCTCTGAAGTGTGTAAGGAGGAGTAA
- the panB gene encoding 3-methyl-2-oxobutanoate hydroxymethyltransferase — protein sequence MRVTVATLAEKKRKGEKITVLTAYDYLTAKLLDRAGVDAILVGDSLAMVALGYPSTVQVTMEEMIHHTKAVVRGRERALVIFDMPFLSYQTGERDAVLNAGRALKETGCDAVKVEGGKEMAGVIRAITEAGIPVIGHVGLQPQSVNLYGGYRLRGRTKEERVRILEDAKAVEEAGAVAVVLEKIPADLAKEITESLSIPTIGIGAGPFCDGQVLVFHDLVGLFTDFKPKFVKRYAELGREAEEAVKSFIKEVQEGKFPGEEHSY from the coding sequence ATGAGGGTTACAGTTGCCACTCTGGCAGAGAAGAAGAGAAAAGGCGAGAAGATAACGGTTCTGACCGCCTACGACTACCTTACGGCAAAGCTCTTAGACAGGGCCGGCGTAGATGCAATACTGGTGGGCGACTCCCTCGCCATGGTTGCCCTCGGCTACCCTTCAACCGTTCAGGTAACGATGGAGGAGATGATACACCACACCAAGGCGGTTGTAAGGGGAAGGGAGAGGGCTCTTGTGATATTCGACATGCCCTTCCTCTCGTACCAAACGGGAGAGAGGGACGCCGTTTTAAACGCCGGAAGGGCCCTTAAAGAGACTGGGTGCGACGCCGTAAAAGTTGAAGGGGGCAAGGAGATGGCCGGCGTTATAAGGGCCATCACCGAGGCCGGAATACCGGTTATAGGGCACGTAGGCCTCCAACCCCAGAGCGTTAACCTGTACGGCGGGTACAGGCTCAGGGGGAGAACAAAAGAGGAGCGAGTGAGAATCCTGGAAGACGCAAAGGCCGTAGAGGAGGCAGGGGCCGTTGCAGTAGTCCTGGAGAAGATTCCCGCAGACCTCGCAAAGGAGATAACCGAAAGCCTCTCCATTCCAACCATAGGAATAGGAGCCGGCCCTTTCTGCGACGGACAGGTTCTCGTTTTCCACGACCTTGTAGGCCTGTTCACAGATTTCAAGCCCAAGTTTGTAAAGCGCTACGCCGAGCTGGGTAGGGAGGCCGAAGAGGCGGTAAAGAGCTTCATAAAAGAGGTTCAAGAGGGCAAGTTCCCGGGAGAGGAGCACTCGTACTG
- a CDS encoding cupin domain-containing protein → MVEKTGITDKEEVFRRLREEGYTNLYVWSDSPGTFYDWHTHPFNEVRWVLSGRITMGTREGVVTLGPGDRLEVPAGTEHWAEVGPEGVTYVCGSKLE, encoded by the coding sequence ATGGTTGAGAAAACCGGCATAACAGATAAGGAAGAGGTTTTCAGAAGGCTCAGAGAGGAGGGCTACACGAACCTCTACGTTTGGAGCGACTCTCCGGGCACTTTCTACGACTGGCACACCCACCCGTTTAACGAGGTGCGCTGGGTGCTCTCGGGGAGGATAACTATGGGAACCCGAGAAGGGGTTGTTACCCTTGGGCCCGGAGATAGACTCGAGGTTCCGGCCGGAACGGAGCACTGGGCCGAAGTGGGGCCTGAAGGGGTGACCTACGTGTGTGGCAGTAAGTTGGAGTAA